Within the Streptomyces sp. R41 genome, the region GCGCCTGCCACAGCTTCTCGGCGTCCGAAGGGGACACGAACAGCTCGAAGCCGTCCTCGCCGGTGTAGCCGGTGCGCGCGATCAGCGCCGGGACGCCCGCGACCGTGCCGGGCAGACCGGCGTAGTACTTGAGGCCGTCCAGATCGGCGTCGGTGAGCGACTTGAGGATGCCGGGGGACTCGGGGCCCTGCACGGCGATCAGCGCGTACGCGTCACGGTCGTCGCGCACGAGAGCGTCGAAGCCCGCGGACCGCTCCACCAGGGCGTCCAGCACGATCTGCGCGTTGGAGGCGTTGGCGACGATCATGTATTCGGTGTCGGCCAGCCGGTACACGATCAGGTCGTCGAGAATGCCGCCGTCCGCCTGGCAGATCATGGTGTAGCGGGCGCGGCCGACGCCGACGGAGGCGATGTTGCCCACGAGGGCGTGGTTCAGGAGCTCGGCCGCCTGCGGGCCGGTGACGGTGATCTCGCCCATGTGCGAGAGGTCGAAGAGACCGGCCTTCGTACGGACGGCGAGGTGCTCGTCGCGCTCGGAGCCGTAGCGCAGGGGCATGTCCCAGCCTGCGAAGTCGGTCATCGTCGCGCCGAGCGAACGATGCAGGGCATCGAGCGCGGTGTGACGGGGTGCGTTGCTGCTCATCGGTTGGGGCTCCCAAGGCATGACGGCGAGGTCGTTCCTCCCCATCTGTCATCGGAACCTGAGAGGTTCATCACGACCCCGCGAAACGGTGGTCCTGACTTGCACCTTGGGTGGAGCCACTGGTCAGCGGCCCGCTTTTCAGATGTGCCTCGCCCGCGCGGTAACGGGGCCTGAGAGATTCAAGGGAGGGACTTGCTCCTTCGGCGCCCCGGCACGTCGTACGTGACCGGGAACTCTCCCGCGCGGATTCAAGCGGCCGGTATGCAGTTGGCGGGCACATCATTGCACGCGCCGTCCGATCCCGGCAGTCCGCATCTGTAACCCGCCTGTGGCAGTCCGAATACGGAAACAAGAAGCACCGCGCATTACCTTCTCTTTACACTCGACGGGGATGGGACTCCAGACCCAAGGGGAGGACGATCACGGTGAACAGGACCACGGCGTACGCGACGACCTCGGGCATCGCGCTGCCCAAGCAGCCCGGCGCCCCGGCCCGGGAGGCGTGCGGCCCGCTCCCGACGGCCGTCGTCCGCGACCTCAGGGACCGCGCGGGACACAGCCCGCACGGGCTGCACTTCGGGGCGCTCGACCTCGTCGTGGTCACCGGACTGCCCGGCAGCGGCAAGTCGACGCTGATGCGCCGGGCCGTCACGGGGGCGCGCATCGACTCCCAGGACACCCGCGACCGCTGGGACGGCCGGATGGCCCGCTGGCTGCCGTACGCGGTCTACCGCCCCCTCGTCCGACTCGCGCACTACGCGGGGCTGCGCCGCGCCCTGCGTTCCGGCGCCGGAGTCGTCGTGCACGACTGCGGTACGCAGGCCTGGGTGCGCCGCTGGCTCGCCCGCGAGGCCCGGCGGCGGGGCGGCGCGCTGCATCTGCTGCTGCTCGACGTCACGCCGGGAGCCGCCCTCGAGGGTCAGCGTGAGCGCGGCCGCGGCGTCTCGCGGTACGCGTTCGCGCGCCACCGCGGCGCGGTCACCCGGCTGCTGCGCTCCGTCGAGAAGGGCGACCTGCCGGAGGGCTGCGGCTCGGCGGT harbors:
- the gcvT gene encoding glycine cleavage system aminomethyltransferase GcvT; its protein translation is MSSNAPRHTALDALHRSLGATMTDFAGWDMPLRYGSERDEHLAVRTKAGLFDLSHMGEITVTGPQAAELLNHALVGNIASVGVGRARYTMICQADGGILDDLIVYRLADTEYMIVANASNAQIVLDALVERSAGFDALVRDDRDAYALIAVQGPESPGILKSLTDADLDGLKYYAGLPGTVAGVPALIARTGYTGEDGFELFVSPSDAEKLWQALTEAGAPVGLVPCGLSCRDTLRLEAGMPLYGHELNTSLTPFDAGLGRVVKFEKEGDFVGRSALEAAAERAAENPPRVLVGLIAEGRRVPRAGYQVVAEGKVIGEITSGAPSPTLGKPIAMAYVDAAHAAPGTAGVGVDIRGSHEPYEVVALPFYKRQK
- a CDS encoding AAA family ATPase; amino-acid sequence: MTVNRTTAYATTSGIALPKQPGAPAREACGPLPTAVVRDLRDRAGHSPHGLHFGALDLVVVTGLPGSGKSTLMRRAVTGARIDSQDTRDRWDGRMARWLPYAVYRPLVRLAHYAGLRRALRSGAGVVVHDCGTQAWVRRWLAREARRRGGALHLLLLDVTPGAALEGQRERGRGVSRYAFARHRGAVTRLLRSVEKGDLPEGCGSAVLIDRDAADVLRRIDFGR